TCGCATATGGGCTGCACCGTGTACGATGTACGACTTCAAATTTCCCATTATATTACCACGTGATCATCGTCTGACCTCATTACTCATCGATTGGTATCATCGGAAATACTTACATGGAAATCATGAAACAATAGTGAATGAAATTCGTCAAAGATTCCACATTTCTCGACTTCGTAGAGTAGTCCAACAAATCTCTAAAAATTGTCAGACATGCAAAATCGCTAAAGCCAAACCGGTGGTTCCGAGAATGGCTCCACTTCCTGAAGCTCGCCTCACGCCATGGATTCGACCATTTACCTTCGTAGGACTGGACTATTTTGGACCGTTGAATGTGCGTCTAGGTCGCAGTTGTGTCAAGAGATGGGTCGCCTTGTTCACCTGCCTCACCGTTAGGGCATCCACCTCGAGGTAGTCCACAATCTGTCAACAGAATCCTGCAAGATGGCCATCCGTAGATTCATATCTCGCCGAGGATCTCCCAGTGAAATATATTCAGACAACGGGACCAATTTTCAAGGTGCTAGCCGAGAATTACGGGAACAGATCGAGAATCTCAACAAGAACTTAGGAGAAATCTATACGAACACCAACACTAAATGGATATTTAATCCGCCATCAGCGCCCCACTTCGGTGGAATTTGGGAACGCCTCGTAAAATCAGTTAAGCAGGCTCTTGGGTGCATGCTCAACTCGCGCAACCCAGATGACGAAACATTATTGACCGCTTTAGCGGAAGCTGAATCCGTGATTAACTCGCGCCCGTTGACGTATCTGCCGTTGGATTCCGCTGAACAAGAAGCTCTAACtcctaatcattttattttgctgaGTTCTGATGGAGTAATTCAACCGCCGAAGACACTGGGAGAAGCTACAGCGGTCACCAGAGGTAACTGGAACTTGGCACAGCAGATGACAGACCGGTTCTGGTCGAGGTGGGTACGAGAGTACATACCAACGATCGCTAAACGAACCAAGTGGTTCCAAGATGTGAATCCACCGAAGATCGGCGACGTAGTTGTAGTGGTAAATGAAGGAGTGCGAAATGGATGGGTCCGAGGACGAATCGCCTCCATCGCTAAAGGACAAGATGGCCGAATGCGTCAAGCGCTGATTCAGACAGCCAGCGGTTTCATGCGACGGCCAACGGCGAAAGTAGCAGTGTTAGCAGTAAAGTCTGGGAGTAAAGCTGAGCCGGAAGCGCAGCATTACGTGTCGGGGAATATAGCGAACGCAGCCATCGCCGAGAGTACTACCCCTTGATTAGCGATTCGCCCATCTTCACTAGCAAGCTCTAACGTCACCATAGAcgatcaaatgtcaaatttatatatatatatatatagaaaaagaaggaaaaactGCCACCAGATAGGATTgtttgaacacgtttttaattttcatcagtgaTTTATATTGAAGTTATATCTGAATTAATATTCTATTGGATTTGCTCTGTAATAAGGAGACCGAAATGTAAGTTTCTTTTCAATGAATTGTATCAAAgattattaaaatattaataaatTTACAGCTTTAAGAGAGCTGCCATTGTATAACCTCAAAAAGGCACTTTTCTCGAAGAATCCGAAAAAGTAAATCCAACACATATTTTGTCCAAATATACACCAAACGTAAGAGGACTGtcgttaaatttacttgtaatgaagaacataacCTATCACAATACATgaaacatggcatttattcattctctttactcacaaagcaaatatattgaattgaattcggaaattgtttcaatcaatcaacaatttaatcaatacaaacaaatgattcctaagctaaggtagtcccacgtaaactttgcggttatatcattgaAATAACCCACCCTTTTTTATAAACTCAAAGAAAG
The Toxorhynchites rutilus septentrionalis strain SRP chromosome 2, ASM2978413v1, whole genome shotgun sequence genome window above contains:
- the LOC129766571 gene encoding uncharacterized protein LOC129766571 — translated: MVHSECITQEIVDFDRFSKWERVLRAVAYIHRYIGNLRRRYQQQPRECGGLTQEELQMAENSLWRITQSSAYPDEVTVLKGEEKKRVDKTSKVFKLTPFLDQQSVMRMDSRIWAAPCTMYDFKFPIILPRDHRLTSLLIDWYHRKYLHGNHETIVNEIRQRFHISRLRRVVQQISKNCQTCKIAKAKPVVPRMAPLPEARLTPWIRPFTFVGLDYFGPLNVRLGRSCVKRWVALFTCLTVRASTSR
- the LOC129768584 gene encoding uncharacterized protein LOC129768584 produces the protein MAIRRFISRRGSPSEIYSDNGTNFQGASRELREQIENLNKNLGEIYTNTNTKWIFNPPSAPHFGGIWERLVKSVKQALGCMLNSRNPDDETLLTALAEAESVINSRPLTYLPLDSAEQEALTPNHFILLSSDGVIQPPKTLGEATAVTRGNWNLAQQMTDRFWSRWVREYIPTIAKRTKWFQDVNPPKIGDVVVVVNEGVRNGWVRGRIASIAKGQDGRMRQALIQTASGFMRRPTAKVAVLAVKSGSKAEPEAQHYVSGNIANAAIAESTTP